A single window of Bombyx mori chromosome 9, ASM3026992v2 DNA harbors:
- the LOC101743971 gene encoding activating signal cointegrator 1 complex subunit 2 homolog isoform X5, whose amino-acid sequence MALFLETNGIDFNNPTTDKPANLANSAVLRMLEEEERNRKGYSQKKVVWPPVPETNGYHNPQQQSPVYDNNAQHSPSAQPPYQKQPQYQPEPQYQAQPPHFQPQYQQPQSQQPQYPQSQPGFCEGRRQEQTGLSKLIPVGPGVTASPLSPSQYRVGPASPGIAPQPFRPQPNRWAPVPAPLSPQTPGSQPSYTQQISPQSQYSSQSPYSEPAYQTTQRHFEPPPSTITLRPQPPVHQKPSPVFASQPAAASFKGGVNMRGDQKWPPQSVKEAVAAENEARLKLAKGPACRPRKVKKDYSSFFAKHALSHNYPGYRAPPGTQHFEDFSGRSSY is encoded by the exons AATCGACTTCAACAACCCGACAACGGATAAGCCAGCGAACTTAGCTAATTCCGCCGTCCTAAGAATGTTAGAAGAGGAAGAGCGTAACCGCAAAGGATACA gtcAGAAGAAAGTGGTGTGGCCTCCAGTACCCGAAACGAACGGATATCATAATCCACAAcag CAGAGTCCCGTGTACGACAACAACGCGCAACACTCCCCGTCTGCTCAGCCTCCCTATCAAAAGCAACCTCAATATCAACCCGAGCCCCAATATCAAGCTCAGCCTCCGCACTTCCAACCCCAATACCAACAGCCACAGTCCCAGCAGCCTCAGTATCCCCAGTCTCAGCCAGGGTTCTGTGAGGGACGTCGTCAAGAGCAAACTGGCCTGAGTAAGCTGATTCCCGTTGGGCCGGGAGTGACTGCGTCACCTTTGTCTCCCTCGCAGTACCGTGTGGGTCCGGCGTCCCCGGGCATCGCACCGCAACCCTTCAGGCCACAGCCAAATCGCTGGGCCCCCGTACCGGCCCCCCTCTCCCCTCAG ACACCCGGATCGCAGCCGAGCTACACGCAGCAGATTTCCCCTCAATCTCAGTACTCATCGCAGTCTCCTTATTCGGAGCCCGCGTACCAGACCACACAGAGGCACTTCGAACCACCTCCATCAACCATCACTCTCCGTCCGCAACCTCCGGTTCACCAGAAACCATCCCCGGTGTTCGCTAGTCAACCGGCCGCTGCGTCATTTAAAG GAGGCGTCAACATGCGTGGAGATCAGAAGTGGCCGCCTCAATCGGTGAAGGAGGCTGTGGCTGCAGAAAACGAAGCCCGCCTCAAACTAGCCAAGGGTCCCGCCTGCAGACCGCGCAAG GTTAAAAAGGACTACAGCTCGTTCTTCGCGAAGCATGCCCTGAGCCACAATTACCCCGGCTACCGCGCGCCACCAGGCACCCAGCACTTCGAAGACTTCTCGGGCCGATCCTCATACTAA
- the LOC101743971 gene encoding activating signal cointegrator 1 complex subunit 2 homolog isoform X7, whose translation MPETIFVGQKKVVWPPVPETNGYHNPQQSPVYDNNAQHSPSAQPPYQKQPQYQPEPQYQAQPPHFQPQYQQPQSQQPQYPQSQPGFCEGRRQEQTGLSKLIPVGPGVTASPLSPSQYRVGPASPGIAPQPFRPQPNRWAPVPAPLSPQTPGSQPSYTQQISPQSQYSSQSPYSEPAYQTTQRHFEPPPSTITLRPQPPVHQKPSPVFASQPAAASFKGGVNMRGDQKWPPQSVKEAVAAENEARLKLAKGPACRPRKVKKDYSSFFAKHALSHNYPGYRAPPGTQHFEDFSGRSSY comes from the exons ATGCCTGAGACAATATTCGTAG gtcAGAAGAAAGTGGTGTGGCCTCCAGTACCCGAAACGAACGGATATCATAATCCACAAcag AGTCCCGTGTACGACAACAACGCGCAACACTCCCCGTCTGCTCAGCCTCCCTATCAAAAGCAACCTCAATATCAACCCGAGCCCCAATATCAAGCTCAGCCTCCGCACTTCCAACCCCAATACCAACAGCCACAGTCCCAGCAGCCTCAGTATCCCCAGTCTCAGCCAGGGTTCTGTGAGGGACGTCGTCAAGAGCAAACTGGCCTGAGTAAGCTGATTCCCGTTGGGCCGGGAGTGACTGCGTCACCTTTGTCTCCCTCGCAGTACCGTGTGGGTCCGGCGTCCCCGGGCATCGCACCGCAACCCTTCAGGCCACAGCCAAATCGCTGGGCCCCCGTACCGGCCCCCCTCTCCCCTCAG ACACCCGGATCGCAGCCGAGCTACACGCAGCAGATTTCCCCTCAATCTCAGTACTCATCGCAGTCTCCTTATTCGGAGCCCGCGTACCAGACCACACAGAGGCACTTCGAACCACCTCCATCAACCATCACTCTCCGTCCGCAACCTCCGGTTCACCAGAAACCATCCCCGGTGTTCGCTAGTCAACCGGCCGCTGCGTCATTTAAAG GAGGCGTCAACATGCGTGGAGATCAGAAGTGGCCGCCTCAATCGGTGAAGGAGGCTGTGGCTGCAGAAAACGAAGCCCGCCTCAAACTAGCCAAGGGTCCCGCCTGCAGACCGCGCAAG GTTAAAAAGGACTACAGCTCGTTCTTCGCGAAGCATGCCCTGAGCCACAATTACCCCGGCTACCGCGCGCCACCAGGCACCCAGCACTTCGAAGACTTCTCGGGCCGATCCTCATACTAA
- the LOC101743971 gene encoding activating signal cointegrator 1 complex subunit 2 homolog isoform X6 translates to MPETIFVGQKKVVWPPVPETNGYHNPQQQSPVYDNNAQHSPSAQPPYQKQPQYQPEPQYQAQPPHFQPQYQQPQSQQPQYPQSQPGFCEGRRQEQTGLSKLIPVGPGVTASPLSPSQYRVGPASPGIAPQPFRPQPNRWAPVPAPLSPQTPGSQPSYTQQISPQSQYSSQSPYSEPAYQTTQRHFEPPPSTITLRPQPPVHQKPSPVFASQPAAASFKGGVNMRGDQKWPPQSVKEAVAAENEARLKLAKGPACRPRKVKKDYSSFFAKHALSHNYPGYRAPPGTQHFEDFSGRSSY, encoded by the exons ATGCCTGAGACAATATTCGTAG gtcAGAAGAAAGTGGTGTGGCCTCCAGTACCCGAAACGAACGGATATCATAATCCACAAcag CAGAGTCCCGTGTACGACAACAACGCGCAACACTCCCCGTCTGCTCAGCCTCCCTATCAAAAGCAACCTCAATATCAACCCGAGCCCCAATATCAAGCTCAGCCTCCGCACTTCCAACCCCAATACCAACAGCCACAGTCCCAGCAGCCTCAGTATCCCCAGTCTCAGCCAGGGTTCTGTGAGGGACGTCGTCAAGAGCAAACTGGCCTGAGTAAGCTGATTCCCGTTGGGCCGGGAGTGACTGCGTCACCTTTGTCTCCCTCGCAGTACCGTGTGGGTCCGGCGTCCCCGGGCATCGCACCGCAACCCTTCAGGCCACAGCCAAATCGCTGGGCCCCCGTACCGGCCCCCCTCTCCCCTCAG ACACCCGGATCGCAGCCGAGCTACACGCAGCAGATTTCCCCTCAATCTCAGTACTCATCGCAGTCTCCTTATTCGGAGCCCGCGTACCAGACCACACAGAGGCACTTCGAACCACCTCCATCAACCATCACTCTCCGTCCGCAACCTCCGGTTCACCAGAAACCATCCCCGGTGTTCGCTAGTCAACCGGCCGCTGCGTCATTTAAAG GAGGCGTCAACATGCGTGGAGATCAGAAGTGGCCGCCTCAATCGGTGAAGGAGGCTGTGGCTGCAGAAAACGAAGCCCGCCTCAAACTAGCCAAGGGTCCCGCCTGCAGACCGCGCAAG GTTAAAAAGGACTACAGCTCGTTCTTCGCGAAGCATGCCCTGAGCCACAATTACCCCGGCTACCGCGCGCCACCAGGCACCCAGCACTTCGAAGACTTCTCGGGCCGATCCTCATACTAA